GAAATTAAACAAAAGAGAGCAAGTGATCCTGTCGCTTTACTATCAACATGAACTTAATTTAAAAGAAATCGCTGCAACTCTTGGATTAACTGAAACTCGAATATGTCAACTGCATAAGCAAACTATTACGAATCTTCAGCAAATATATCAACAGTGGGAGCGATAATACCAGGCAGGAAATATGAGCAAGCTAATTGGGATATCGATCATTATTTTTTCAGTATTTGGTGGATATGTTTGGGCTGGAGGTAGCCTAACCTCATTATGGCAGCCTGCAGAAATCCTGATTATTTTTGGTGCGGGTCTGGGTGCATTAATCATCGCTTCGCCACGGGCAGTACTCGACGAAATGGTTGAGCAAGTTAAAACCGTTTTTACACGTGAAAAGGAAGACCCTGAACTTTACCCGCAATTGTTTGGCTTAATGGGAATGTTAATGAGCCAAATCCAATCTCAAGGTCTTAAAGTCCTTGATGAGCACATCGATAAACCAAACGAGAGTTCTCTGTTTTTAATGTATCCAGCAGTACTTGAGCACCCTCATGTGCTGCAATTTCTTATCGACAATCTTCGTTTACAATCAATTGGCAAGTTATCTCCTCATGACTTAGAGCACATGCTCGCTGAAGAGATTGAGCGAATCGAAGACGATAGCATGCGCCCTTCTCACGCATTATCCAAAATAGCTGAAGCCATGCCTGGTTTTGGTATTTTAGCTGCAGTGATGGGTATCATCATCACCATGTCTAATATCGACGGACCAATTACCATGATTGGCGTTAAGGTCGCAGCAGCATTAGTCGGTACTTTTATCGGTATTTTTGCTTGTTACTGTTTCTTTGACCCGCTTTCAAAGTCGCTCGAACATTTAGTTGAACGCAATACCGCGCAACTACGTTGTGTCGCTGCAGCACTGTGTGCGTTTGCTAAAGGTAAACCACCGATGCTGGCGTTGGATGCTGGACGTAAGCAGATTCAATCTGAAAATCGCCCTTCATTCATTGAACTGGAGCGCTGGATTGAGGAGCAACGTGGCTAATGGCGATTCAACCAGAACCGGTCATTATCAGCCGGAAAAAGCGTAAAAAGAAGTCAGCTACCCATGGTGGAGCTTGGAAAGTCGCATTTGCAGACTTTACCTTAGCGATGATGGCCTTGTTTATGGTGCTGTGGATCATGCAAGTGGCTGATCAACGTGAGCGAACCTTGATTGTTCAATATCTTAAGGGTGACATGTACTCTTCAGGGCCAATTAATCCATTCGACTTGAGTAACTCATCTTCAATTATTGATTTGAGCGGCGGTATGAGCATTGAAACATCAATCGTACCCACACCCGGCCAAGGAAAAAGCGAAACAGCGATTAGCAAGCGTCACGCACTAGGTGAGCAATCATCTCCTTCTGGTGATGGTGTAGAGCTCAATTCGATATTACCCGGCGAGTTTGAAACCCAAGCGCAACTTGAGATTTTAGCCCGTGAACTAGATTACATAATCTCTAGCGTCAATATGAACGCTAATGTGGACTTACAAATCGTGCCCCAAGGCATTCGAATCCTAGTACACGATAATGTCGAGCAGTTTATGTTTACCCGTGGAAGTGCTGAAATCCAGCATTATTTTGAAGATTTACTCTTAGCGCTTGGTGAGTTACTCGGACAAATCAACAATGGATTAAGCATTTCAGGCCATACAGATTCACTGCCATTTGCAGGTAGCACGTTTACCAATTGGGAGCTTTCCAGCCAGCGAGCTTTACTTGCAAGGCGCATACTCGAAGCGGGTGGCGTTGACTATAAGCAAGTGGTTCAGGTGACTGGAATGGCGGATCAATCACCTTATGTATTGGATGATCCCGCTGCGGCAGCAAACCGCAGAATTGAGTTATTGGTATTAACCCAAGAAGCGGAAGAAAACCTCAGAATGATGACTGGATTACAAAGCAGACACACAAAAGCTAACCGTAATATCAGTGGCAAAGTCGACGAGGCCATTCAAGCTGCAGAAGATAATATGCCAAGAATGCGGTATCCAAATTAATGACTGACGAACATAAACCAATAGAATTCATTGAGAGAGCTCGCCGAGAAGAGTCCGCCGAGCCTATCACTGAAGATAACCGTGACCATGTCAGGTTAAGCCTCAGAGACTCCAAAGAAGAGCTATCTCAAGCATGTGACGGCATCAGTGTAAAGCTACACAAAAAAGGTTGGTTTCTCATGGAAGAGATAGGCATAGCCAATATCAAAGACATGAGCTTAGGTGGTGTTGGGTTAATCACCCCATTGACGCTTGAGTTAAAGCAAGAAGTTTGGGTAGAAATTCAGCAATCCTTTTTTGCCTTCACCATTATGCGTCAGTACCCAATAAATCAAAAATTAAATTTTATTGGTGGTAAGTGGAATTCGAATTACCAAAAAAAAATTAACAAGCTATTAGTCGAGATCAACAACTTAAAACCTTAGCAAAAATCGCGGTATTTTATAGTGTTTTTCCGACATAAAAATAGGGAGGTATTATGCGGACCAGAGAAAAAAGAAAAGGACCTGATGGCCTGCAAAAAATATTTCTGTATTTGATATTACTTGAATGGTTTTTACTGATTTATACCACAACAACCATCAGCAGAATGACCTTTAGACAGGGGTTATTAACCTTAGCATTATTACTCGGGTTTAATTTAATATTGGGTAAGTTGTGTACTAAAAGAGCCAAAAGAACCACTGACGGTTACATTATTTATCCAGTAATCTGCGGCGGATTATTATCTTTCCTACTACTGGTTTATTTCATATTTTAAACGCTGTGAACCAGCGTCTAATGAAAGCATAATATTGTTTATCAAATATGATTAATAACCAAACTGACATATATTTTCACTCGACGAACATGGCACAACAGAAGCGCTGACCCCTGTCAGTGTTTCTTGGGTTTCAACCATAAATCCACTCAGTTCAGCTAACTCTTTCATCTTGATAAAATCATTATTTTTCTGCGATTCAAACTGAAACGTATCGCCTAAAGTAAATAAATTTTCTGGTGCTAAATCAAGATAATTACCGTTAGCATCTTTAAGATCCATAAACCTAAAATGTAATTGACTTTCCGAGTCAATAAAATCAACCTCAACGTAGATTTCCGAGCCATCAGCAAAAGTAACGACAATAGGTGGTGACAAGTTTTTCAACGGCAAACTCGCTTGAAGACTTGCGAATTCACCTTGTTGCCATCTAGCTAGCAATGCTGCATATTCATATTGGTATTGCTCTTGCCAATTAAACATCACCTTGCTGGCGGCATAACTGCGCTTAACCAACTCCCAAGCCGTGATAGCGATTTGTGGATCAGCCTGTATATATTGGCGTTGAAAAAAGTCTAACTGATACAGCTGCTCAGACAGCAAAATG
This window of the Shewanella goraebulensis genome carries:
- the motA gene encoding flagellar motor stator protein MotA encodes the protein MSKLIGISIIIFSVFGGYVWAGGSLTSLWQPAEILIIFGAGLGALIIASPRAVLDEMVEQVKTVFTREKEDPELYPQLFGLMGMLMSQIQSQGLKVLDEHIDKPNESSLFLMYPAVLEHPHVLQFLIDNLRLQSIGKLSPHDLEHMLAEEIERIEDDSMRPSHALSKIAEAMPGFGILAAVMGIIITMSNIDGPITMIGVKVAAALVGTFIGIFACYCFFDPLSKSLEHLVERNTAQLRCVAAALCAFAKGKPPMLALDAGRKQIQSENRPSFIELERWIEEQRG
- a CDS encoding flagellar motor protein MotB, encoding MAIQPEPVIISRKKRKKKSATHGGAWKVAFADFTLAMMALFMVLWIMQVADQRERTLIVQYLKGDMYSSGPINPFDLSNSSSIIDLSGGMSIETSIVPTPGQGKSETAISKRHALGEQSSPSGDGVELNSILPGEFETQAQLEILARELDYIISSVNMNANVDLQIVPQGIRILVHDNVEQFMFTRGSAEIQHYFEDLLLALGELLGQINNGLSISGHTDSLPFAGSTFTNWELSSQRALLARRILEAGGVDYKQVVQVTGMADQSPYVLDDPAAAANRRIELLVLTQEAEENLRMMTGLQSRHTKANRNISGKVDEAIQAAEDNMPRMRYPN